In one window of Agromyces badenianii DNA:
- a CDS encoding Fpg/Nei family DNA glycosylase has translation MPEGHSVHRITRQFERNFVGQLVHASSPQGRFAAGAAEIDGRRMIDARAVGKQMFLGFEGDVWLRVHLGMYGAWDFAGDILMDATIASANGRMGQTNQAGTFLERPNPDAVVFDTAGENSLQSIGAPRKTRLRMSESEKEGNGLDTFPPEPIGQVRVRLLTDTICADLRGPTACEVLDPAQVEAVVGKLGPDPLLDDGPEAEERFTTTVLKKSTPIGLLLMDQNVVAGIGNVYRAELLFRAKQNPHTPGKLVPEEHVRHLWRDWAKLLRIGVETGQMMTMDDLDPEAYRAAMANRADRHWVYKREGLPCRVCGTNIVLEEMGARKLYWCPYCQA, from the coding sequence ATGCCAGAGGGCCACTCCGTCCATCGCATCACCCGGCAGTTCGAACGCAACTTCGTCGGGCAACTCGTGCACGCCTCGAGTCCGCAGGGCCGGTTCGCGGCCGGCGCGGCCGAGATCGACGGGCGGCGCATGATCGATGCCCGTGCCGTCGGCAAGCAGATGTTCCTCGGGTTCGAGGGCGACGTGTGGCTGCGGGTGCACCTCGGCATGTACGGCGCATGGGACTTCGCCGGCGACATCCTGATGGATGCCACGATCGCCTCGGCGAACGGGCGCATGGGTCAGACGAACCAGGCGGGCACCTTCCTCGAGAGGCCGAACCCCGATGCGGTGGTCTTCGACACGGCAGGCGAGAACTCCCTGCAGTCGATCGGCGCACCTCGCAAGACCCGTTTGCGCATGTCCGAGTCCGAGAAGGAGGGCAACGGCCTCGACACCTTCCCGCCCGAGCCCATCGGCCAGGTGCGGGTGCGCCTGCTCACCGACACGATCTGCGCCGACCTGCGCGGCCCCACCGCGTGCGAGGTGCTCGACCCCGCACAGGTCGAAGCCGTCGTCGGCAAGCTCGGGCCCGACCCGCTGCTCGATGACGGACCGGAGGCCGAGGAGCGCTTCACCACGACCGTGCTGAAGAAGTCCACGCCGATCGGCCTGCTGCTCATGGATCAGAACGTCGTCGCCGGCATCGGCAACGTCTACCGGGCCGAACTGCTCTTCCGGGCGAAGCAGAATCCGCACACCCCCGGCAAACTCGTGCCCGAGGAGCACGTGCGGCACCTCTGGCGCGACTGGGCGAAGCTCCTGCGCATCGGCGTCGAGACCGGCCAGATGATGACGATGGACGACCTCGACCCCGAGGCCTACCGCGCCGCGATGGCGAACCGCGCCGACCGCCACTGGGTCTACAAGCGCGAGGGCCTGCCGTGCCGGGTCTGCGGCACGAACATCGTGCTCGAAGAGATGGGTGCCCGCAAGCTCTACTGGTGCCCCTACTGCCAGGCCTGA
- a CDS encoding ribose-5-phosphate isomerase, producing MRIHIATDHAGLEFSRTLVDHLTNGGHEVIDHGPVEYDALDDYPAFCINAALGVARDQAAGVRALGVVFGGSGNGEQIAANKVRGIRAALVWSMDTAILAREHNDANVISIGARQHTVEEAIRYIDAFIAEPFSGDERHVRRIAQLAEYETTGDIAGKGVDRLEE from the coding sequence ATGCGCATCCACATCGCGACCGACCACGCCGGCCTCGAGTTCAGCCGCACGCTCGTCGATCACCTGACCAACGGCGGTCACGAGGTCATCGACCACGGCCCGGTCGAATACGACGCCCTCGACGACTACCCGGCCTTCTGCATCAACGCGGCGCTCGGCGTGGCACGTGATCAGGCCGCCGGCGTTCGCGCGCTCGGCGTGGTGTTCGGCGGCTCGGGCAACGGCGAGCAGATCGCGGCCAACAAGGTGCGCGGCATCCGCGCGGCCCTCGTCTGGAGCATGGACACCGCGATCCTCGCTCGTGAGCACAACGACGCCAACGTCATCTCGATCGGTGCGCGTCAGCACACCGTCGAAGAGGCGATCCGCTACATCGACGCCTTCATCGCCGAGCCCTTCTCGGGTGACGAGCGGCACGTGCGCCGCATCGCGCAGCTCGCCGAGTACGAGACGACGGGCGACATCGCCGGCAAGGGCGTCGACCGGCTCGAGGAGTAG